One Dethiosulfovibrio faecalis DNA window includes the following coding sequences:
- a CDS encoding asparagine synthase family protein → MTSRYGQPTIYAPFEGGVAVGRSYREIFDTGKVRKVWRREALLDFLSSGTVVFPDGATFFEGVFEVPPGGELHVEGGDARISEPNPLPDPSEELGEEILPLFREALIGSLGDIPEDAGLCLSGGLDSSAIAAAWSSVGNPGCFVYSVSNTLDEKLALETAEALGTDPSVVKGDQVVSLEELENMCRILEIPVHIPLGPLPQFRLLSAMSRRGIKTVYSGQGGDEVLCGYPWHFPMAMDRLAVGDREKAELWKKAQMESPPMGVLTLRLVRRCFTRTSSWVNLNDGGACAVLGLSREEVCRRRGVRFFAADCSDWESVRRQDLLNRTLRYLLHYDVSLADHFGMEVRAPFLSDVIVDLVSRFRLDFLYGKGTLKYPLRTVFPEVPEKVRFNNVKTGFWHNGSGLPELMPSVKRMLEETSLGDLVKVPGMVDKMSPLALWRFYSAGVLLEDGGITA, encoded by the coding sequence ATGACTAGTCGATACGGGCAGCCGACGATCTACGCTCCCTTCGAGGGAGGGGTTGCGGTCGGTCGCTCCTATCGCGAGATATTCGATACGGGGAAGGTCCGCAAGGTCTGGCGCCGGGAGGCCCTGTTGGATTTTCTCTCCTCCGGAACGGTGGTTTTTCCCGACGGAGCGACCTTTTTCGAGGGGGTTTTCGAGGTGCCGCCGGGCGGAGAGCTTCACGTGGAGGGAGGCGACGCCCGGATTTCCGAGCCGAACCCCCTTCCCGATCCCTCGGAGGAGCTGGGAGAGGAGATCCTGCCCCTTTTCCGCGAGGCTCTGATCGGTTCTTTGGGGGACATACCGGAAGACGCCGGTCTGTGTCTCAGCGGAGGACTGGACTCCTCCGCCATAGCCGCCGCCTGGTCGTCCGTCGGAAATCCCGGGTGCTTCGTTTACTCCGTGTCCAACACTCTCGACGAAAAGCTTGCCCTCGAGACGGCGGAGGCCCTGGGGACCGATCCGTCGGTGGTGAAGGGAGACCAAGTCGTCTCGTTGGAGGAGCTGGAGAATATGTGCAGGATTCTGGAGATACCGGTTCACATACCTCTGGGCCCTCTGCCTCAGTTCAGGCTCCTCTCCGCCATGTCCCGCCGGGGAATAAAGACGGTCTACAGCGGTCAGGGAGGCGACGAGGTGCTATGCGGTTATCCCTGGCACTTCCCTATGGCCATGGACAGACTGGCCGTCGGGGATCGAGAGAAGGCGGAGTTATGGAAGAAGGCCCAGATGGAATCTCCCCCTATGGGAGTGTTGACCCTTCGACTGGTCAGGCGGTGCTTCACCAGGACCAGCAGCTGGGTCAACCTGAACGACGGCGGTGCCTGCGCCGTGTTGGGGCTGTCCAGAGAGGAGGTCTGCCGGCGAAGGGGAGTTCGTTTTTTCGCGGCGGACTGTTCCGATTGGGAGTCGGTCAGAAGGCAGGACCTTCTGAACAGGACTCTCCGTTACCTGCTCCACTACGACGTAAGCCTTGCGGATCACTTCGGAATGGAGGTAAGGGCCCCCTTTCTGTCCGACGTCATCGTCGATCTGGTCTCCCGGTTCAGACTGGATTTCCTCTATGGGAAGGGAACTCTCAAATATCCCCTGAGGACGGTCTTTCCCGAGGTTCCGGAAAAGGTCCGTTTTAACAACGTAAAGACCGGCTTTTGGCACAACGGATCGGGGTTGCCCGAACTGATGCCGTCGGTAAAGCGCATGTTGGAGGAAACCTCTCTGGGCGATCTCGTGAAGGTTCCGGGTATGGTAGATAAGATGTCCCCTCTGGCGCTTTGGCGGTTTTACTCCGCCGGGGTGTTGCTGGAGGATGGCGGAATAACGGCGTAG
- a CDS encoding Nif11-like leader peptide family RiPP precursor, whose protein sequence is MSMESAISFYERLESDGELSERIKELGDRESISRYVKEDLGYDFSEEEMQKVVFERNPELSDEELEAVVGGTSDDMIYGISIGIGIGGGMGIIALAIAAAGA, encoded by the coding sequence ATGTCCATGGAATCGGCGATTAGTTTCTACGAGAGGCTGGAGTCCGACGGCGAGCTGTCCGAACGCATCAAGGAGCTGGGCGACAGGGAGAGCATAAGCCGCTACGTCAAGGAAGACCTGGGCTACGACTTCTCCGAGGAGGAGATGCAGAAGGTGGTCTTCGAGAGGAACCCGGAGCTCTCCGACGAGGAGCTGGAGGCGGTGGTCGGAGGGACGTCGGACGACATGATTTACGGAATCTCCATAGGAATCGGTATAGGTGGAGGTATGGGCATCATCGCCCTCGCCATCGCCGCCGCCGGTGCGTGA
- a CDS encoding TolC family protein, whose translation MRFLSSQPIAIVALVAVLALLWPSGSFGETVLTEDAYLSLVLERNEDLAAMGREIDAGVFSARSEMGTQRPSLKLATEIDRWMNRDRGDRYLDLALSHRIDLSGRYGLQERDLLIGLDILRQSFYGSVNDTLAGASSTYRRAVMAGLNLKMREDILEHREKSLEVTREKFEKELVPLLDLLRARSQRDEGEALFLGAHRDYEQRLIEMRSFVGNAEVNPVVEVPDPTSLDLSIDLNSAMEGRPEIEALRLAIEQAGVRKSLAARGLSPLLDLSIGWRLGEDYRSPFAEDNQGELMLTAVLSVPISDGNQTENAVEAARLTEEKADRELRARQDDIAKEIELVRNRWDRGRELETLRRSQIEGSSKELKIAEMLYREGLASQLDLINAQERDQQTRGDHLSAIQELWLVLSEADRVAGRYVSRFTSEPKKGPSPKE comes from the coding sequence ATGAGATTTCTTTCTTCACAGCCCATCGCGATCGTGGCCCTAGTGGCGGTCCTCGCTCTCCTATGGCCCTCCGGGTCCTTCGGGGAGACGGTTCTGACCGAAGATGCCTATCTGAGCCTGGTTCTGGAGAGAAACGAGGACCTTGCCGCCATGGGAAGGGAGATCGACGCCGGGGTCTTCTCTGCAAGGTCCGAGATGGGAACGCAGCGACCCTCTTTGAAGTTGGCCACCGAGATCGATCGCTGGATGAACAGGGACAGAGGAGACCGATACCTCGACCTGGCTCTCTCCCACCGTATCGACCTTTCCGGCAGGTACGGCCTACAGGAAAGGGATCTTCTGATCGGACTGGACATATTGAGACAGAGTTTTTACGGATCGGTAAACGATACCCTGGCCGGAGCGTCGTCGACCTACAGAAGAGCGGTCATGGCCGGGTTGAACCTGAAGATGAGAGAGGACATTCTGGAACATCGTGAAAAATCCCTGGAGGTAACCAGGGAAAAATTCGAGAAGGAACTCGTTCCACTGCTGGACCTTCTAAGGGCCCGATCTCAGAGGGACGAGGGAGAGGCCCTTTTTCTCGGTGCCCATAGGGACTACGAACAGAGGTTGATAGAGATGCGGTCCTTCGTCGGAAACGCCGAGGTAAACCCCGTCGTGGAGGTGCCGGATCCGACGTCCCTAGATCTGTCGATAGATCTGAACTCCGCGATGGAAGGGCGCCCGGAGATCGAGGCTCTAAGGCTCGCGATCGAACAGGCGGGGGTCAGAAAATCCCTGGCGGCCAGAGGCCTTTCCCCCCTTTTGGACCTGTCCATAGGCTGGAGGCTCGGAGAGGACTACCGGTCTCCCTTCGCGGAGGACAACCAGGGAGAGCTGATGCTGACGGCGGTGCTTTCCGTTCCCATCTCCGACGGGAACCAGACCGAAAACGCCGTCGAGGCCGCCAGGCTGACGGAGGAAAAGGCCGATCGAGAGCTGAGGGCCCGACAGGACGACATCGCCAAGGAGATCGAGCTCGTCCGAAACCGCTGGGACAGAGGACGAGAGCTGGAGACCCTGAGACGGAGCCAGATTGAGGGATCGTCGAAAGAGCTGAAGATCGCGGAGATGCTCTATCGGGAGGGTCTGGCCTCTCAGCTGGACCTGATAAACGCCCAGGAGAGAGATCAGCAGACCAGAGGCGACCATCTGTCGGCGATTCAGGAACTGTGGCTGGTTCTCTCCGAGGCGGACAGAGTGGCCGGACGCTACGTCTCCCGATTCACGTCGGAACCAAAAAAAGGGCCTTCTCCGAAGGAGTAA
- a CDS encoding NHLP bacteriocin system secretion protein: protein MKKQLFRQSALDRLSSPDQLDVPFRIVRPASWVALAAVTLLLALLIWWGFFGTVATKVTGQGILLREGALEEASSPGDGQLNVVLVDVDDRVETGQVVARISQPDLIHSIAELEAKLDLLELERDTGEEMGDDRKSLESEYLARRRQTLTASLQVARERAASLKEQLERYDELFRKKYITRSQYLDVKEKYNGALQDILSRREELARVPMTAVDSSSQLEREKMDVDMRIMASKEQLRALRDRLELESVIRSPADGRVLEVFKTRGQVIRSGEALLSVEKEDDGRTPLYLHAFVQPRQGKKISAGMEAQVSPSVVKQEEFGVILGQVTRVSRFPASSRGMKRVLGNDELVKSLSQGGSPITLTVAMRRSMKTETGYEWSSGGGPPLTLQSGTLAGVTVVVRRQAPVTLVLPFLKNFFLGVGEEPHGEDPDD from the coding sequence ATGAAAAAACAGCTATTCCGCCAGTCCGCTCTGGATCGACTTTCGTCACCGGATCAGCTGGACGTCCCGTTTCGCATAGTTCGACCGGCCTCTTGGGTCGCCCTGGCTGCGGTGACGCTTCTTCTGGCTCTGCTGATCTGGTGGGGATTTTTCGGAACCGTAGCCACCAAGGTAACAGGTCAGGGTATTCTGCTGAGGGAAGGGGCCTTGGAGGAGGCGTCCTCCCCGGGCGACGGCCAGTTAAACGTCGTCCTGGTCGACGTGGACGACCGGGTCGAGACGGGACAGGTCGTGGCTAGAATTTCCCAGCCGGACCTGATACACAGTATCGCCGAACTGGAGGCCAAGCTCGACTTGCTCGAGCTCGAGAGGGACACCGGCGAGGAGATGGGCGACGACAGGAAAAGCCTGGAGTCCGAGTATCTGGCCAGAAGAAGACAGACCCTGACGGCCTCCCTTCAGGTGGCTCGCGAGAGGGCGGCATCTCTTAAGGAACAGCTCGAGAGGTACGACGAGCTGTTTCGCAAGAAGTACATAACCCGCAGTCAGTATCTGGACGTCAAGGAAAAATATAACGGAGCCCTTCAGGACATACTTTCCCGAAGGGAGGAGCTGGCCAGAGTGCCTATGACGGCGGTGGACTCTTCCTCCCAGCTGGAAAGGGAGAAGATGGACGTCGATATGAGGATAATGGCCTCTAAAGAGCAGCTGCGGGCTCTGAGGGATCGTCTGGAACTGGAGAGCGTTATCAGGAGCCCGGCGGACGGACGGGTTTTGGAGGTCTTCAAGACCAGAGGACAGGTAATCCGCTCCGGAGAGGCTCTGCTGTCGGTGGAGAAAGAGGACGACGGAAGAACCCCCCTCTATCTGCACGCCTTCGTCCAGCCCCGGCAGGGTAAGAAGATCTCCGCCGGTATGGAGGCCCAGGTCTCTCCCTCGGTGGTCAAACAGGAGGAGTTCGGCGTCATCCTGGGACAAGTCACCAGGGTCTCCCGTTTTCCCGCGTCCTCCAGGGGAATGAAGCGGGTTCTGGGAAACGACGAGCTGGTTAAGAGCCTGTCTCAGGGCGGATCCCCCATAACCCTGACCGTAGCCATGCGAAGATCGATGAAGACCGAGACCGGCTATGAATGGTCCTCCGGAGGCGGACCGCCTCTGACGCTGCAGAGCGGGACCCTGGCCGGGGTCACCGTCGTGGTCCGTAGACAGGCCCCTGTGACCCTCGTCCTGCCCTTCCTCAAAAACTTCTTCCTGGGGGTTGGAGAGGAACCTCACGGGGAGGACCCAGATGACTAG
- a CDS encoding NHLP family bacteriocin export ABC transporter peptidase/permease/ATPase subunit — protein MTRRVKTPTVIQMEASECGAAALAIVLGYYGVHVPLEVLREDCGIGRDGSKAVNVLKAARKYGMVAKGYRKETDRLSDLTFPTVLFWNFNHFLVLEGMKGDRVYLNDPASGPRTVDRETLDRCFTGVALSITPGPDFRPEGKPRSTWASLRKRLYGARWAVTFAVLAGLALVVPGILNSSFQQIFVDRLLVEGRMEWFRPLLSLMAAMALVKAVLTWLQSSSLLRQETSMALRDSAGFMVHLFRLPYVFFLQRYAGEIGNRVQLNDQVAQLISRDLASTVLQCLMVGFYGVVIVLYDPPLALVAVGACVAALIMLAAMNRRRSDLNERLTNEIGRFAGTAMGGLNVIETVKSFGGEDDQFARLAGHMAKVLEARTSLGLFSARVEPVMPMLSSLSAAAILCFGGLRAMDGVLTMGMLLAIQVLMQQTLSPMSDLVGLWSSFESARGNVNRLDDVLRYPPSRPRPAMEEGGMVGLSQVRLSGRLELRNVSFGYSPLNPPLLEEFSLNLVPGSRVALVGGSGSGKSTVARIICGLFSPWSGEVLLDGRPLAEIPREQLIMSFSFVDQEISLYEGTVRENLTLWDDTIPMELLVEACKDAEIHGDIVERSGGYDAMVEENGRNFSGGQRQRLEIARALVRRPSLIVLDEATSALDSPTEEAIDRALRRRGCTCLIVAHRLSTIRDCDEIVVMKSGKVEERGTHEELIALGGRYADLIEN, from the coding sequence ATGACTAGACGGGTGAAGACCCCCACGGTGATCCAGATGGAGGCGTCGGAATGCGGGGCCGCGGCCTTGGCCATAGTCCTGGGATATTACGGCGTCCACGTTCCTCTCGAGGTTCTGAGGGAGGACTGCGGCATAGGCCGTGACGGCAGCAAGGCGGTAAACGTCCTGAAGGCCGCCCGGAAGTACGGCATGGTGGCCAAGGGCTACAGAAAGGAGACGGACCGCCTGAGCGATCTGACCTTTCCGACGGTGCTGTTCTGGAACTTCAACCATTTTCTCGTCCTGGAGGGAATGAAGGGGGACAGGGTATACCTCAACGACCCGGCCTCCGGGCCCAGAACTGTCGATAGGGAGACCCTGGACCGCTGCTTCACCGGCGTCGCTCTGTCGATAACGCCTGGACCGGATTTTCGCCCGGAGGGAAAACCCAGAAGCACCTGGGCCTCCTTGAGAAAAAGGCTCTACGGTGCCAGATGGGCCGTGACCTTCGCCGTACTGGCGGGACTGGCTCTGGTCGTGCCCGGAATCCTCAACTCGTCTTTTCAGCAGATTTTCGTGGATCGGCTTCTCGTGGAGGGACGGATGGAGTGGTTCCGTCCCCTTCTGTCCCTGATGGCAGCCATGGCCCTGGTGAAGGCCGTCCTCACCTGGCTCCAGAGCTCCTCCCTGCTGAGGCAGGAGACGTCCATGGCCCTTCGGGACTCGGCAGGGTTCATGGTCCATCTCTTCCGTCTTCCCTACGTTTTTTTTCTTCAACGCTACGCCGGGGAGATCGGAAACAGGGTTCAGCTTAACGACCAGGTAGCTCAGCTGATATCCCGAGATCTGGCCAGCACGGTGCTTCAGTGCCTGATGGTCGGGTTCTACGGCGTCGTGATAGTTCTCTACGACCCGCCTCTGGCCCTCGTCGCGGTGGGTGCCTGTGTCGCGGCTCTGATAATGTTGGCCGCCATGAACCGCCGAAGGTCCGATCTGAACGAAAGGCTTACCAACGAGATAGGCCGTTTCGCCGGTACCGCCATGGGAGGGCTTAACGTCATAGAAACGGTCAAGTCCTTCGGAGGCGAGGACGATCAGTTCGCCCGACTGGCGGGGCACATGGCCAAGGTATTGGAGGCCAGGACCTCCCTCGGGCTCTTCTCCGCCAGGGTGGAGCCCGTGATGCCCATGCTCTCGTCCCTTTCCGCCGCTGCGATCCTCTGCTTCGGAGGGCTCAGGGCGATGGACGGCGTGCTCACCATGGGGATGCTTCTGGCCATCCAGGTCCTCATGCAGCAGACCCTTTCGCCTATGTCCGATCTGGTCGGCCTGTGGAGCTCTTTCGAGAGCGCCAGGGGAAACGTCAACAGGCTGGACGACGTTCTTCGCTATCCTCCATCGAGGCCCCGTCCGGCAATGGAGGAAGGCGGCATGGTCGGACTGAGCCAGGTCCGTCTGTCCGGCCGTCTGGAGCTCCGAAACGTCTCGTTCGGCTACTCTCCTCTGAACCCTCCGCTTTTGGAAGAGTTTTCTCTGAACCTGGTTCCAGGATCCCGAGTCGCCCTGGTGGGAGGTTCCGGATCGGGGAAATCCACCGTGGCCCGGATAATCTGCGGGCTCTTCTCCCCCTGGTCCGGCGAGGTCCTGCTGGACGGTCGCCCTCTGGCGGAGATTCCCAGAGAACAGCTGATAATGTCCTTTTCCTTCGTGGATCAGGAGATATCCCTCTACGAGGGCACCGTTCGGGAAAACCTCACCCTGTGGGACGACACCATACCCATGGAGTTGTTGGTGGAGGCCTGTAAGGACGCCGAGATCCACGGAGACATCGTCGAGCGCAGCGGCGGATACGACGCCATGGTCGAGGAGAACGGCCGTAATTTCAGCGGAGGTCAGAGACAGAGGCTGGAGATAGCCAGGGCCCTGGTCCGCCGACCGTCGCTTATAGTTCTGGACGAGGCCACGAGTGCCCTGGACTCTCCCACCGAGGAGGCGATAGACAGGGCCCTCCGTCGGAGGGGATGCACCTGTCTGATAGTTGCCCACAGGTTATCCACCATAAGGGACTGCGACGAGATCGTCGTCATGAAAAGCGGCAAGGTGGAGGAGCGGGGAACCCACGAGGAGCTGATCGCTCTGGGCGGAAGATACGCCGATCTCATCGAGAACTGA